The following is a genomic window from Flavobacterium sp..
GAATTGGGTTTATAGAATAAGCTATTTTTCCTGAAGCATCGTTTAGGTAATGGTATTTTTCAGCATCCCAAACCTCAACGTGGTTTAATTCTTTTCCTGCAGCATCTTTAGCTTTATATTCCCACATAAATAAAACCATATCACCTTTACTATCAAAGTAAGGAGTCATAATTCCATCTTTATTGTTTAATAGCTTTGACTTTATTTCTTTTGCTTGTGCTTTCAATCCAATTTTCACAAGTATTTTATTCAAAATTGATTCTGGTTTTAGATCAGCAACATAAAACTGAATAGCTCCTTGTGTTTCTGATTTTTTTAAACGAACTAATTCAGCTATTTTACTATCAATTCTGTTTGTTTTCCAAATCTGATTTAATATTTTAGATAAATTATTTTCGTCTGATGCCACTAAAGAAACAGGTTTTCCAACCTCAAAAGCCGTTGCAGTAGTAACTATTTTTTTTGCAAAATTTATCGGAATACGAACGGCTTTTACACGTTTTGCTTTTTCTCCAGTTCCAACATCTTTGTCTTTTTGAACTGTACCAACTTGTGTTTCTCGGATAGTTCTATCCTTTTGCTTGTATTCTTTTTGATACTCGACTATTTTAGCGTTATCTTTTGATTGCTCCTTTACGGTTGCAATTACTTTGTCTGGCTCTGTAGCCAATTTTAATAATAATTCTTCCATGATTAATAATTTATGGTTTTAATAACTTCTTCGCTTGTTGTGAATATTTGTGTTTTTGAATTATGCGCAATGTGGCCATAACGAGCTGCATCCCACATGTGGTTAAATTTATCGTTTGGCTGATTGATTGCAATACCAGCTATTTCCTTCATTCGGTAATTCTGTTGCTCTTTAAGTGCTTGTTGGTAAAGGTGGTTCTTAACAATATGAATCTTTTTAGTTTTCATAGAAGTAAGCCAGAACATTATCGACTTGGTTTTGCTGATTTTATAAGCATTGACAAAGCCTTCTTGCTTCAATCCTTTAACCATTTCAACCGTTCCTTTGTTCTCTCCAGTATATTTATCAGCAGAATCACAAGGAATTATGTCTTTAGCTGGGTCAATACCTAATTCGGTAAGCAATGAAGCTAAAGCCTTAGGCGTTTCAATTGGTTCATAACACAATGGCTCAATCCATATATTGAATTCATCTTCGGCATACTTAACAAGAGTATTTGGATCTGTTGTAAATCCAAAGTCATTTGGATAAATGGGCGCTTTATCTTCTGGGAACTTATCAATCCATTCAACATAAGGAAAAACAACGCCTTTCATCGCTCCACGTAAACCAAGTCCGTAAACCTTCCAATTAAACTCGTCAGCCGTTCCATTTTGTATATTCGTTGGGTGCGGTGGCGGTTGATTAGTTGATGTTACAGGCTCTACTTTTTGGGTTACCTTATTGTAACACATCACAATACTATTCTTTACGATATAAGAACCAGGCTTCCAAGGTTCCCAAGAAAGTATTTTGTTTTTCTCACCGATTGATATATGCTTGTTGTCAAGATAAGTAGTTCGAAGAAAGGCAACATCAGGACGAGTAAGCACCTTATCAAAGAACCAGTGATCAGTTACACTTGGATTGTAATCAGCCCACCAAAACTTACGACAACGCAATTCTACTTGGTCAAATACTGATTGACGAATGAACATCATTTCATTAAAAAAAGCATAATCACAACCTCCACCATGCTTACCATCACCAAGAAAGAATATTTTGCTTTTGCCTATTTTGAAAGACTTAACCTCATCGTTATTGTGAAACTTATTTGGCAGTCCGTAATCATCAAGCCTGCGTTTGAAATCATCGTAAAGAGTAGTTTTGAACTCATTGTAGGTTTCACGATAGATATTAATTGTGCAGCCGTTTTTTTCATAGTAAAGGCAAAGCCAAATGATTATATCTACACCGGACCATGTCTTACCTGAACGTGAAGAACCTTCTAAACCAGCACCACGAAAGCCTTTTACAAGATTTCCGTTTTCATCATACTTTTGCTCGTTTATTGCCTTGTAAAGTAGTTCGTAGTTTGGGTTGGTGTCTTCATCTAATTGCGTTAACTTTTTGCGTGAAATGTCAATCCCCTTTAGTTTAAGAAGATTTTCAAGTTCCAACATTTCAGCATCTGTAAGCATTTTTTAAATGAATAAATGTTCCTTTTGAGAAATCACATTAGCATCTTTTAATAGCACGGTAAAATTGTATGCAGAAGCTCTTGACACATTTAGATTTTCGGCACGCTCGATAAGTTCTTCTGAACTGAAAACAATCATCGAACAAACAATATCCGTTAAGTGTCTACGCTCTAAAGTCTTCCTTAATTGCTTTTGCTTCACGTAAGCGTTTATCTTTTCTCTACGGTCTGAATGGTCGACAGCCATGTATTGCTTTAATTCTATCGCATCCAACAAAGCCAAACCAATAAGCGTTGGGTCGGTTGTTCGTTTGCCTTGAACAAAAACTTGATTATTTGCTATTGTTATCATTCTCGATGATTTCTTTTATTATTTTAAATTCAGTAATCGAGGTCATATATTGCTCCACGTAATCGAGTCCAAGTCTTCTTGCTTGCTCGTAATCGTGGTAAATGTTTTTGTAGTTTTTGATTAGCAGTTTTTGCTTGAATTTATCAGTTCCTTGAAGTGATTGGAATAGCTCTGTTTTTTCAATAACAGACACGAAGTTTGTAATGTTTATCGACATTTGATTTTAAATTATGAAATATCAAAAGCAATCCGTCAATCTGTTTTTTATAAGCCACGCACTGCTAACGTTACACGATCAGATTTTGCGTTGTTCTAGTTTCTTGGTTCTTAACAAAGGGAAGATTAATAACCAATACATTACCCTATAACCTCAACGCAGTAGAATGATTTAACGACTGATTAAACAAACCGATAGGTTCTACTTGCTCATTTGTGCTAAAGAATGGACGACTTTAGGGTATGAGCTGGATTGCTTTTCAATATTTCAATTAACAACTAAATTTTGAGGTTGTATCGGACTCGAACCGATATCGCATTTGGTTCAATAAGACTTAATCTGTGTGCTTATTTACTTTCAAGCCGTTCTAACCTTTGCTTTCGCTTGAACTAACAACCTAAAAAACACTAAGCTTTCATAATTGTCAGAGTTAAAAACCTTCACCAATTATCTACTTACTTTTGGTTTTGTTGGAGTAGAGGGAATCGAACCCAAATAGCCGAAAGGCGACAGATTTACAGTCTGCTGATTTAACCACATTTACCATTACTCCAGTGTTGCAAGTCTTTCCTTGCTGTCAACTCTGGTTAACATCCCTAACCTTAGCGTAACAATTCCGAGTAAGAACGAGTGGTCTCTATTTTAAAATCCGTAGCCACTATTGAGGATTTCCACTTAAGGATTTACATTCAACAACTTTAAATTTGTGGAGAGAACAGGACTCGAACCTGTATGCACGTTGTTCCTTTGATGGTATCTTAATCGTTACCCCTTGGTACTCAACCCGTGCTTATTACCAATGATTTACAGCTCTTCTTAATTTTAACGGGCTAAGCCCCTGCTGTCAGCGTCTACCAATTCCGCCACCTCCCCAGGATCATTCTTTCGCTTTTAACCCAAAGGAAACAGTTTCACAGTTAACGAAGGGAGCTTCCCATTTGTCTGAAGCTAGTGGCCATTGCTGTTTTAATTAAATTCTTTTCATGACTTCAAGATTTTTATTTCCATTTCGTTACGTCAAAAATAATAATTATTATCATATAGTTATAATAATTATAACTATTTATTTAAAAAAAATCTAAACATTAAGTTTAGATGCCTTTTCCAGAAGTTCTTGAAGTCTTCGTTCTTTGGATTCGTCAAATGTATCACCACCGAGTAAAGGATTTTCTTTATCGCCTTGAAGACGTAATATTTTAACTGGATAAAGAGCCTCTAATTTGTTTATTTCCTTCTCATACGACAATTTAACAGCCATGCCTTGAGGAGTGTTTTTATACTTTTCATCCATCGACCTAATTTCTTGCTGCAACCTTGCGATTTTTAAAGCTCTTTTTTGGTCAATAGTAGCTTCTTGATCTTGTTGCCATATTGTATAGGCTTTTTGTAGTAATACTTTTGCTTGACGTCGACTAAGGTAGTTGCCGTCTTTATTTTGGAATTGGTTTTGAATGTTTTTTAATATCAAATAATCAGGCACGCCGTTAATTATCCACCCTTGAATGGTGAACACACGTCTTTCGGTTTCTTCTTTGGATGATCTAACGCCTGCCATAGACTATTGATTTGGGTACATGCGTTTGATAACTTCAATGTGTCTTGAAGTTTCAGCTATACTATGACGAAGTTTAATTGCCTCACGTTCACGCATACGACGAATTTCTGTATCATTTTCAGTTATAGAGGAATCCTCGTAAGCTTTCAAAGCAAGTTCATTTATCCTTTTTTCACTTTCAAGATATGCGATAATATTATCTCTAATTTCCATAATTATTTGATAGTTAGTAAGCGCCATTGTGATAAAAGAATTGGTTATAATGGCGTAAAAATAACCAATTCTTATTTTAGTTTCGTTCTAAATTACTTCTAGAGTTTCTTCGAGCTCTCCAAGGTTTAATTCAGGATAGTTTTCTTTTATTTTCTTTGGGTCGCCTTTGTAGAAAACTAACACGTTTTGGTGCATCTTACCAACCTTACGACCTCCGTTGAATTGTCTTCTTACTCGGATAGCTAATGAACCAACCACGTTAACTAAAATGATTTCATTGTATAGTTCCATTCCAGCATCTTTGAACGCTTGTATCGTATCGCTGACAAAGTTGTAGTAAAAGCCGTTTTTATCGCGAACATCACCAACAACGAAACAAGCAAAGCGGTCTTCTTTCAATTTTGCGACTGCCTTTTTTATAATTGAAAAGTAAACTTCTTTGAACTGATCGTAATCCATATTGGACAAGTCTTTCGGGTCGTCGCTGTACTTTTCAAGGTCAGCGTATGGAGGGCAAGAATAAACGAAGTCAAAGCCATCGGTAGGGAATTCAGAATTTAATACTTCATTACTATCACCAGTAAACCAATCTACATTCTCAAGACTTAGTATTGATGCTTGCTTTCTATTTGCTTCTACTTGTTCCTTTCTTAAATCAATACCAGCATACGGATAACCAAGCACTCCTGCCACAATTCCACGAACAGAACCACCCGCAAAAGGGTCTAATATTTTACCACCAAGAGGACAAAACCAACGATAAGACAATTCACAAAGCACAGGGTCGAAGATACTCGCGCCCTCGTAAATATGCATTCCTTTCTTTTTGGCGTAATCAATGATTTCATCCCAAGTAGGCTCACGTTGTAACATGTCGCGCATCTTGTTCTTCAGTTCGTAGATGCCTGATGATTGACCGCTTTTAGCGATTAGCTCGACATCCTCGCGAGTTTCTTGCGAATTGAAACCAAGTTCTATCCATTTACGTTTGCGTTCTTGCCACGTACCAGAGCGAGTGTCTAATATTGAAAATGGTGGAAATATAAAACTATCCTTTAGCGACGATGGAATGATTTTCTCTCCTGGTTCAATTCCTGATGATTCATTTAGTAAACCTTGAAAGGCAATATCATCAAATTCAGGGATATTCATTATCGCTTGCATATCAGGAAAATCCAAATCAAAGTTCTTAACGAAGTCAAGCAATCCTTGTTGTGTAATTTTAGCGTATGCCGATGAATATACCAAAACCAATTCAGCTGCTTCTTTCATATCCTTGCAATCGATAAAGGTCGCTGGCAACATATCAGGAACTTCATGACCATTTTCGGAAACTGATTTCAAGTCCAAAAATCGGTGGCGACCATCTAAACAATAATTTATGCCGTTATGGTGCCACACCTTGAACGGGTCAGCAAACTGATATTTAAGCAAGGATTCGATTAACTTCTTATCTCCATTTGGAAGCCATTCTTTGAAGTCCTCTTGCTGGATAAATTGAAGTTCTTTCCAATTGATAGGTTCTAACTTGATAATGCGTGAATTGATAACAGGTTGACTCATTGGGATTTAATTTTTTATTTTGGTTACATTATACAACAAAAGTAATAAAAATTATAAGTTATTTATAATTTTTATAAACAAAAAAAGCCACCCTATATGGATGGCTTAAAATGTAATTATTTGATTTTTAATATTTTAGCTTTTACTTTTCAAGTATAATGAATGATATTTTTTAACGAGTTGACAATAACCGCATGTTGGCTTTGCATCAACTGGATAAAAGAAATTACTACCACAAGGAATACATTTCTTGTTTTTTATTCGTTCAAGTACTTCATTTGTGGGTGGATTCTCGTCAAAAACAGAAAAAGCATGACACTTTTCGCATAAATCGAAATACATTACGCTGTTTTCTGATTGACATTTTTTGCAAGATGCCATGATGTTATTTTTTACAGGTTTGACAAATTCCGTTTTTGAATAGCTGAACGGAGAAACAGCGTTTGCAATATTTGAACATGGTTTTAGTTTTCAAATTCAAATCTTCCGTTGATATCGTATGCTAATTCTTGAGAAAGATTTTCTTCAAGTTCGTCTGCTTCCCATTCTTCTATTTCGAATTCGTATGCACCGGTTCTAACATTCCATTCTCCGTGATAAGGTGAATTGTCTAAACGGTCTTGAAAAACGTTTGCATCAATTGTAGTGCGAGGTGTAAAGAAAAGTGTTGCCATAATATTGTCTTTTTTTGTGTGTTAATTGTAGAGCAATATTGGGTTGACATTTTGGAAGTATCAAGGGAAATCTAACAAATGATTGGCGAGATTAAAACCATCGCCAATCAGGCTGTTAAGAGCAAGTTTAGAGCAACTTCACCCAACCGAATGAAACTAAATCATCAACTGAATATTCCATAAAAGGAATTGCATACCCTTTTGAACGTAAAAAATCAGTCTGCTCTTGATTGAATTTTACATAATGTGGTTTTCCGTAATTCTGAAACCAATCTATTGCTATTTTAGTGTCGGTTTCAATTAAATTCTCATTAAATTCCCACATTTTACAATAAGTGTCAAAAACTTCTTCACGAGTGGCTTTTGAAAGCGGTTTTAACTCCAAAAATAAAGGGCTATCTATTGTCATTGAACGAATAAATCCATCAGGTTCAGAATAAAAATTTTCTAATCCCTCTATATTTTTCTTCATTACTTTTTGTCCCCAGTATTGAGCAAAAAACCTGCTCTTAACACTTGATTGTGGCAATTGGATAATTTTTTTATCTGTATTCATAGTCTGTATTTGGTTTTATTTGTGATTAATCGTTATATTTCGCTGGCTTTTCCCAACTTCCACAATCAAGGGAACGTTAACAGTAACTTTACCTACCATGTTAACGATAATATTTTTCTAACATCATCTTGTGTATAAACGTAACCATTGAAAACAGTTCTTGTTCCTCCATCTTTTAATATTCCTAAACTTGTATTTGGTTCTAATTTATCCCCAAAATAAGTACACGAATGTCCTTCCTCGCACCATTGTAAAATTGTTAATCCAATTCTATCTTGTGCTTTACCATAAATTGAATACGGCTTAAACTGACTTTCTTTCTTTTCAGTTAAAGTAAAACCTATTTCTTTTAAAAATTCTTCAGTAAAAATATCTTGTTTCATTTATTGTGTTTTAAAAGCTACTGTTAACATTTGTTTGTATCAATAGCTACGGCAGTGATTAATTTAATGTTTTGCGTTTTATTACCAACTTCCTGATGTCAGGAAAACGATAGTGTGTGTCAGAACGCTACTGCAACAATTATCCGCAGTTATTCATCTTTTTCGTAAATAAAAAATCCATAAATCACAATTATCAAAATGAATATTGTTAAAGAGGTTTTATAAAATCTATCTAATATCCATTGTATATCATCTTCGGACCATATTTTTAAGATTATAGATAAAAAGAAAACTATTATACAAATAGCTCCTAAAATGTCGATTGTTTTTTCAATTATTTTTTTCATTATTTATGTTTTAATCAATTTTAAATATCCCTATTTTATATAACTCATAAACGATGTCAGCTTCATGGAAGGCATCATCTGCTCCTCTGTGTTGTTCTATATAACCAACATCACCGAAGAAGTGTTTGTGCGCTTCTTCTACTTTCGGCCACTTATAACCTCTGGAAGTTTCTATTTTACAAATGTTGGTTGAGAGCTTCATCGGGCATGGTAGCTT
Proteins encoded in this region:
- a CDS encoding class I SAM-dependent methyltransferase, whose protein sequence is MSQPVINSRIIKLEPINWKELQFIQQEDFKEWLPNGDKKLIESLLKYQFADPFKVWHHNGINYCLDGRHRFLDLKSVSENGHEVPDMLPATFIDCKDMKEAAELVLVYSSAYAKITQQGLLDFVKNFDLDFPDMQAIMNIPEFDDIAFQGLLNESSGIEPGEKIIPSSLKDSFIFPPFSILDTRSGTWQERKRKWIELGFNSQETREDVELIAKSGQSSGIYELKNKMRDMLQREPTWDEIIDYAKKKGMHIYEGASIFDPVLCELSYRWFCPLGGKILDPFAGGSVRGIVAGVLGYPYAGIDLRKEQVEANRKQASILSLENVDWFTGDSNEVLNSEFPTDGFDFVYSCPPYADLEKYSDDPKDLSNMDYDQFKEVYFSIIKKAVAKLKEDRFACFVVGDVRDKNGFYYNFVSDTIQAFKDAGMELYNEIILVNVVGSLAIRVRRQFNGGRKVGKMHQNVLVFYKGDPKKIKENYPELNLGELEETLEVI
- a CDS encoding phage terminase large subunit encodes the protein MLTDAEMLELENLLKLKGIDISRKKLTQLDEDTNPNYELLYKAINEQKYDENGNLVKGFRGAGLEGSSRSGKTWSGVDIIIWLCLYYEKNGCTINIYRETYNEFKTTLYDDFKRRLDDYGLPNKFHNNDEVKSFKIGKSKIFFLGDGKHGGGCDYAFFNEMMFIRQSVFDQVELRCRKFWWADYNPSVTDHWFFDKVLTRPDVAFLRTTYLDNKHISIGEKNKILSWEPWKPGSYIVKNSIVMCYNKVTQKVEPVTSTNQPPPHPTNIQNGTADEFNWKVYGLGLRGAMKGVVFPYVEWIDKFPEDKAPIYPNDFGFTTDPNTLVKYAEDEFNIWIEPLCYEPIETPKALASLLTELGIDPAKDIIPCDSADKYTGENKGTVEMVKGLKQEGFVNAYKISKTKSIMFWLTSMKTKKIHIVKNHLYQQALKEQQNYRMKEIAGIAINQPNDKFNHMWDAARYGHIAHNSKTQIFTTSEEVIKTINY